The nucleotide sequence CCGAACGCCCCCTGGTATGGCGGATAAAGCGCGCCAGATACGCCGGGCATACACATACTGCCGGTAGCCCCCAAACAGTTCATCGCCCCCATCCCCTGACAAACTCACCGTCACCGACCGGCGCGTCAACTCCGCCACCAGAAACGTAGGAATTTGGGAATTATCGGCCAGGGGTTCGTCGTAAATCTGGGGGAGTTTGGGAATCACGGCCATCGCCAGCGCCGGTGTGGCCATCAGTTCCGTGTGCGCCGTGCCCAGGTACTGCGCCACCCGTTTGGCCCAGGGAGCTTCGTTGTAGGCCGCTTCTGTAAACCCAATCGCAAACGTCTTGACCGGCTGGGGGGACTGCTTTTGCATCAGGGCCACGACCAACGATGAATCGATCCCCCCTGACAAAAAAGCCCCCAAGGGCACATCGGCTACCATCTGTTCCGCCACCACCTGCATTAACAGGTTCTCCAACACCTGCACCGTTTCCTGGGGGGGCAACCGCCACGGTTCTCCAGAAGTGGCCACCGCCAGCAAAGACCAGTAGGGTTGGGGTTGACAGGATTGACCGGGGTTGGGGATACGCAACCAAGTCCCCGGCGGCAATTTGTAAATGCCCTGGTAGATGCTGTGGGGGGCAGGGATGTAGCCATAGCGCAAAAGCAAATCCAACGCCTGCCGGTTAATGGCACCGGACCACCCCGGCGTACCGCGCAATGCCTTGAGTTCTGACGCAAACCCAAACCCCCAAGCCGTCCAGCCGTAATACAGGGGTTTTTCCCCCATCCGGTCCCGCGCCAGATACAGGCATTGCTCCTGGGGGCGCCACCAGGCCAGGGCAAACATCCCCCGGCAACGGGACAAACAGGTTGCCAGACCCCAATGCTCTAGCCCCACTAGCAGCACCTCCGTATCCGTCCGGCTGCGGAAGCGGTACCCTTGGGCGAGCAATTCCTGCCGTAGTTCGCCGTGGTTGTAGATTTCCCCGTTCAACACCAGCACCGACCCGGTAGGAGAGACCATCGGCTGGGTCCCCTGGGGCGAGCGGTCCAAAATGGCCAAACGCCGGTGCCCCAGCCCTACCCCTGTGCTCTCATCCACCCAAACCCCTTCCCCATCCGGTCCCCGGTGCGCCAGGGTAGCTATCATGCGCCGCACCACAGCTTCCAGACGTTCGCCCCCATCCCGGTACCATATCCCCGCGATGCCACACATTTAGGTCTCGTCCCGCACGTACACCAACCGCCAGCCCTCATAGACCGCCACCACCCGATAGGGCCGCCGGGGTTGCAGTTCCCGTCCCGGTTGCACCCAGGCCCAACTACCGGGGGGCAGGGCCGCCGCCTCGGGATACCACCGCCCTGGATAAGGCGTGTAAATACTCAGCAAAATTTGAGCTTCGTCCCCTCGGCCTTGGCGGACAAAATGCACCGTCTCTTGAGCCAAGACAGCGGCCAGCGGTTCCTGCTGCAAAAACGCCTTCACCTCCGGGCGATAGTTCCCCACCAGCCCCAGGCCCCCTAGCAACGTCAAGGTCAACCAGGGACCGGCCACCATCAACCCCAGCCAAACCCGCAGCCCCGGCCAGACCCGCCGCCAACGATAGCGCAGCAGCCAGCACAAGGGCAACAGCCCCCAACTGACCCCCAGCACCAACGCCGGCCAACGGTAGGGGGCCACCTCCGGCGCCTGTTCCACCAATCGGGGATACAGCACCGTGGTCAACAGCACCAGCGCCCCCCCCAGCACCCCTAGTCCGTAGGCCCAGGTGCGCGCCACCCAGCGGCTTTTGGCCACACCGGCGAACATCCACCCTAAGCGCACCAGCCCCAACCCCGCCCACAGGGCCAGCCAGGGCAACGCCAGCAATCCGTAATGGGGCAACCGGGTCGCCACCACACTCAACCCCCCCAGCACCACCAGCGGATACCCCAGCAGCAGACTCCGCCGCGCCGTCGGCAGCACCGGCAACCCCACCAACCCCAGCAACGGCCAAGGAAACCCCTGCACCGGCACATTCCACAGGTAATACAGGGGTCCGTTGCCCTGGCGCGTCCGCACTAAAGCCCGTCCCACGAAGCCCAGCAGCGCCTGTAGGGGTTGCCAGCCGTCCTTGACCATGACCAGCCCCAGCCAGACCAGCATAGGCAGCATGCCCAGTCCCACCCCACCCCAGAACCAGGGGTTAGGCCAATGGCCATGGCGCTTGCGTTCCCACCATAAATAGGGCAGCAGAGCCAGCAGGGGAATCAACCCCATCACACTGCGCAGGAGCAAACCCAATCCCAAACACACCCCCGCCCCCAACCGCCAGCCCTGGCTCCCCCGGGAGACTTCTTCCGCCCGCAGCAGCGCCCACACCCCCACCACCCCCAGCATCACCGTCAGAACATCTGGAGTCGCCTGCCGACTGTAGGCAAACCACAGGAAATGGAGATTCAACAGCAACGCTCCCCACCAGGCCGCCGCCGGGGCCACCAGCCGTTTCCCCAGGTCATAGAGCACCAGCGTAGTCACCAGACCCGCCAGCCGGGATGGCAGCCGCGCCGCCGTCTCACTCAACCCCCCTACCTGAAACACCCCCGCCAGCAGCCAATAGAACCCCGGCGGTTTATGGTAATGGACGGTTTCCCAGGAGCGGGGCACCAGCCAATCCCCCGAGCGCAGCATCTCCCGTGCCCGCCAGACATACAGCCCCTCGTCGTAGGGCAAAAAACTTTGCACCGGCCCCTGCCCAAACAGCAACGGCAGCACCAACAGCAGCAACGTCACATAGGGCAGCCAAACACGCCAGCGCACAGGGGCCTTAGGGATAAAAACTCAACTGCGGCAATCCCAACGTCTCCGGCCAACCCCGGGAGATATTCAGACATTGTACCGCCTGGCCCGCCTGACCCTTGAGCAGGTTGTCAATGGTGCTCATCACCACCACCCGGTCCGTATGGGAATCCAGCTCCAGACCGATATAACACATATTCGTCCCAGTTGCCCATTTAGTTTGGGGATAGACCCCCGGCGGCAGCACCCGCACCCAGGGTTTCCCCCGATAAAACGCCTGATAGATCATCAACAAATCCTCCGTCGTCAGACCCGGGTCGCGCATCTGGGCATAGACCGTCGCCAGAATTCCCCGCACCATTGGCACCAAATGGGGCGTGAATTGCACCTTGACCGGTTGCCCCGCCAGCTCCGTACACACCTGTTCAATCTCTGGGCGATGGCGATGGCGAGCCACCCCGTAGGCCGCTACCGACTGGTCCGCCTCCGCCAGCAGCAAGTGGGTTTTGGCCTGCCGCCCGCCCCCCGACGTCCCCGACTTGGCATCAATCACAATACTGTCCCACACCACCAACCCCTGGCGTAACAGGGGCGCCAACGCCAGTAAGCTTGCCGTGGGATAGCACCCCGGACAGCCCACCAACCGCGCATCCACCAACGCCTCCCGATACAGTTCCGGCAGACCGTACACCGCCTGGGCCGCCACCTCCTTATCCTGGCGCTCTATCCCATACCAGGTCTGGTAGGTCTGCAAATCCCGGAAGCGATAATCCGCCGACAGGTCAAAAACCTGACACCCCGCCGCCAACAAATCCGGCACCAGTTTGGGGGCCACCCCATTGGGCAAAGACAGGAACACCACCTCCGCCCGGCGGGCAATGGTAGCCGCATCCACCGGTTCCACTAACCGTTGCAGGCGATGGCCCAGGTGGGGGTAGATCTCGGCGTAATCTTGTCCCGCGCTAGTGTCCCCCCCCAAATACACCAACTCCACGTAGGGATGTTCCAGTAGCAGGCGCACCAGTTGCACCCCGCCGTAGCCCGAGGCCCCCACCACCGCCGCCCGCAGCTTGGCCGTCTCCGTCACCAGTGGTCCTCTCCCCTCCCCCTGCCGTTAGCCTAGCACGCCATCCGGCTTTTTTTACAGAATCAATAGCCAGTCGCTGGCCTCGCTCGGACGGGTGGGTTTACCGGTGCTCCCGACCACAAACGGCCCCCAGTAACGGCGCGACCCATCCAGGCTAAAAGCCACCAGAATATCCCCCACCTGCAGCACCAGAGGTCCCTCCGGCAAGCTCAGGAGCAATCCATCCCGTTCCCCTTCCCCCGGCGCAAAATCCCAATGCACCGGCTCCTGGTACCCCCCACCCGGTTTACGGGCCAACAACACCAACCGCAGGGGTTGTTTCGTGCGATTACTCACCCGCAGTCCCCGCCCCGACTGACTGCCCAGCAAAGTCGGCCGTGCCTGTCCCCGCGCCGCCGCTGCCAGCCCCCCTAACACCAGCCCCAGGGCCAACCCCCGTCGTTTCATGACCTCACCTCCTGGACCGCCAAGACCACCGCCAACTTATCCGCCAACGCCGCAATCCAGGTCTCCTCCTGGCGCGTGTAACAGCGGGGCCGGTTGCTACCGAGAATCAACACTCCCTGTCGCCCAATCGGCTGCACCACCACCGCCTGGGTATTGGGGGGCAAATAATCAAACTCCACCCGGCCCGGATAGAGCTTCAGGTCCACCAGATAGACCGGTTGGTGCCGGGCCAACACCCGCTGCAGAATCAATCCCGGCTGCACCTGGGCGTTCGGCCCCAGAATCCCCCGCCGCAGGTACGTCTGCCCCTCGTAATACACCACCACCGTTTTGGTGGGTGTGGTCGTCAGCAAGGTATGGGACAGCCAGGCCAATTCCCGTTGGATCGCCGGCGGCAAGTCCGGTTTCATTTCCAGTCCCACCACCCCCACCAGTTCCACCGCCTCCGCCGGTCGCGGTTGGATGTGCTGCCAGAGTAAACCCGTGAGTATCAAAACGGCGCTCAAGAGAATCCCCAGGGCATCGGCGCGGGTTTGACTGGGCGTGGGCCAGGCCGTGAGCGCCCGATTCACCAGCAGGGCCACCCCCCCCAAACTCCCCACCACCAGTGGCAACCAACGCCAATCCCCCATGGACCTGCTATCGCTGTCCTGTCGGCAAATGCTTAGTCAACTGTAAACGCTGGCGCCGGTCACACCACTCCACCCGGTCAAAAACCTGGTACAGGATATATAGGCCCCGGCCTGACTCCCAGGACCATTCCGGCCCCTCCGGCAAACAGGTGCAGTCGGTCGGGCAGCCCGGCCCCTGGTCCTCGATCACCCAGCACCAGCCATCCGTGCGCCCCTCATAATGCACCCGAATCATTTTGTGGGGGTCCAGGTTATTGCCGTGTTTGGCCGCATTCACCAGCGCCTCCTGCAACCCCAACCGTACCAAAGGCGACAGTTCCGGCGGCACATCCGCCAGCAGCAACTCCAACACCGGACTGAGATACAACGTGGACGGAAAACTCAGGGTCAGTTGCCGCGGGCGCACAGGGATTGGGTCCCATAACAACAGGGTGCTATGCTTAGCTTAGCATTCCGGCGGCTGGGTGCTATGCTTAGCTGTAAATGGGGTTTCCGTCTATGACCACCAGTCAATTCATTGGCTCCCCTTCCCTGTTGAGTGTGGACCTGGGACGCACCGCCATCAAAACCTGTATCAGCAGCGACCCAAACGAAGTCTTAGTTATTCCCGCTAACATTGCCAAACTCACTCCTGCTCAGGTGCGCCAGGGCCGGTTTGAAGGGGGCGACCCCCTGCGGGACATGTGGGTGGAATACCAGGGCCGCGCCTATGCCATCGGACACCTAGCTGCCGATTTTGGGGCCGGTTTAGGGGTGGGGCAGTCCAAGGTGGAGGACGCCCTGGTGAAAACCTTTGCCTGTATAGGCCATTTCGAGCTAACCGGGGACCTGGCCATTTCTTTGGGGTTGCCCTATCTATCCCAGGAGCAGTTCGACACGGAAAAACGCCAGTTGGTGGCCCAGTTGCAGGCGCCCCATGCCCTCTCCTACCGGGGACGCAATTTCACCGTCAATGTGGTAAAGGTTTGGGTCATGCCCGAGGGCTATGGCAGTTTGGTCTGGTGCCACAAGATTGAAAAAGAAATGCTGGAAAAGGAAAAAGCGGCCGGCAAAAAAACCGATGACAAATCCCTGGTCAACCTGCACGTGGCCGTGATTGACATCGGTCACCAGACCACCGACATGCTCAAGGTGGATAAGTTTCACTTCGCCCGGGGCACCTCCCGCAGCGAGCAGTTCGGCATGAGCCAGTTTTACGAGCAACTGGCTGCCCAGATCAAAGGGGCCGACAGCGAGGATTTGACCCTGATCGAGGCGGTCCATCGTCCTCCAGGACAGCGCTTCTATCGCCCGCGCGGGGAAAAACCCATTGACCTAGACGACATCCTGCCCCGCATCCGCGCCAACTTCGCTCGGGAACTCTGGGAACGGATTCGCCAGTGGCTGCCCAGCCAGGTGACCGACGTGATCATCACCGGCGGCGGCGGCGAATTTTTCTGGCCGGATTTGGAACCCCTGCTGCGGGAATTTGGTTTGACGCCCCACCTGGCCCAACCCACCCGCACGGCCAACGCTTTGGGACAATATATCTATGGGCAGGTGCAATTGAGTAAAGATAAAGGGGCGTAGGGTTGAGTAAACGGGTGAGCCGCTCGATTACCTTTTACCCGACCCCGGAGGACAACGAACTCCTGGAGGAACTGGACCGCCGGGCCGCAGCACAGCAAATCGCTTTTAGCGAGCTATGTAAGTTGGCCTTGCGGCAATTTGTCCAGGGACATCCCTACAGCGTCACCTTCGGCCCCGGGGAAAAGGCCCTGCAGGACCGGTTGGAGACGGAACTGGCGGCCCTGGGTATTACTTTCAGTGAGTGGGTCAAGCGCCAACTGGCTCAACCTGCCGACCTGGAACACCGTCTCCGGCGCCTAGAGCAAGCGGTGGCCGAATTGCAACAGCGTCCCTTGCCCCTCACCCAGGCGGACATCGAAGCCCTGATCCGGCAGCATGTGACCCGCACCCCCCAACCCAACCAACCCCCGCCACCCCCGCCTCCGGCGACTCCTGACCCCTTGATCGCTGAACTGGGTGCCCTGCTGGGGGATGATTTTTAACCTAAACTTAACCCAGACTTAACTATTTAGTGGGGTTGCGGGTTCTTATACTAGGAACAAGTTGTGTAGGGTTGGATCGAATCGGCGCACGCTTGTTGCAAGGAGCCAGCGATGGGAGCACAGATTGGGACGCCTGATGAAGATATTGTTCTCCATGCCAAGGTGGATGCCTTTTACTACGGTTCGTTCATGGCGCTTCGCAACATTGATTTACCGATTAAGCGTAACCGCATTACCGCCTTCATCGGACCATCGGGCTGCGGCAAGAGCACGTTGTTGCGCTGTTTCAACCGGTTGAATGATTTTATTAAAGGTACGCGTCTGGAGGGGCAGATTCTCTTCCACGGCAAAAACATTTATGACCCATCGGTGGACCCGGTGGCCCTGCGGCGGCGCATTGGCATGGTGTTCCAAAAGCCCAACCCCTTTGCCAAGAGTATTTACGAAAACATTGCCTTCGGGCCGCGCATCAACGGTTACAAGGGGGATATGGATGAACTGGTGGAGCGGTCCTTGCGGCAGGCGGCCCTGTGGGATGAGGTGAAGGATAAATTAAAGAAACCGGGGACGGCCCTGTCGGGGGGTCAGCAGCAGCGGTTGTGTATTGCCCGGGCGGTGGCGGTGCAGCCGGAGGTGATTTTGATGGACGAACCCTGCTCGGCCCTAGACCCCATTTCCACCCGGCGGATTGAGGACCTGATGCAGGAGCTACGGGACCTGTACACGATTGTGATCGTGACCCACAATATGCAGCAGGCGTCACGGGTGTCGGACTACACGGCCTTCTTTAACGTGGAAATGAAGGAGGGCAGCCGCACAGGGCAGTTGGTGGAATACGATGTGACGGCCAAAATCTTCCAGCAACCCAGCCAAGAAGCCACCCAGGCCTACGTCGGCGGTCGCTTCGGTTAAGGGGCTACAATAGAGCCATGGTTGAGGCAAGGTAGGGCATGGTCACGGCGACAGCGCCGGTGGTGGATGAGTTATGTATTGGCGGTAAATGTTTCCGGTCGCGCCTATTTACGGGTACGGGACGCTACCGCAATCTTGCCGAGATGCAGGCCAGTATTGCCGCCAGTGGCTGTGAGATGGTGACGGTGGCGGTGCGACGGGTACAGGACCAGGCGCCGGGGCATATCGGGCTGGTGGAGGCCTTGGACTGGGGGCGGTTGTGGCTGTTGCCCAATACGGCGGGGTGTCGCACGGCGGAGGAGGCGGTCCGGGTGGCGCGTTTAGGGCGAGAAATGGCCAAAGTGTTGGGGCAGGAGGACAACAATTTTGTCAAGTTGGAGGTGATCCCGGACCCCAAGTACCTGTTGCCGGACCCCATTGGCACCCTGCGGGCGGCGGAACAACTGGTCAAGGAGGGATTTACGGTGTTGCCCTACATCAACGCCGACCCGGTGCTGGCCCGCCAGTTGGAGGAAGTGGGTTGCGCCACGGTGATGCCGTTGGGGTCGCCGATCGGTTCGGGGCAGGGGCTGCGCAACGCCAGCAATATCGCTATTATTATCGAGCAGGCCCGGGTGCCGGTGGTTATTGATGCGGGCATTGGCACCCCCAGCGAAGCGGCCCAGGCCATGGAAATGGGCGCCCAAGCGGTTCTCATCAACACGGCGATTGCCCAGGCCCAGGACCCCCCCCGGATGGCCGCTGCCATGCGCTTGGCGGTGGAGGCAGGACGGTTGGCCTTTTTAGCCGGGCGCATCCCGATCCAACCCCATGCCATCCCTAGCTCGCCCTTGACCCAGCGGGTGCAGTAGTTATCCACTTGGTTCCAAAAGCAGCGGTTGAGTAACTGGGTATCCCGCAAGTTCACTGGCCGGTGTAGATCTATCCCCCAGGACGCGCTCGAGACCAAATGAAAATTCAGACGGCCCCGTGGCTGAGCTAGGAAGGCTGGCATGGCGCAAGGACGGAGATCCTATGCTACTAAGCAGGTCCAAAGTTGATGCCCTCTACATCCGTTTTCTGGAAACTACTGTCACTATCAGCACTCAACAGCGCGATTCCTATACGGATTCATCCGGTGGGCCACCCCAACTCTCCTCCCACAGCACCGGCAGGGCAGTCAGTCCCCAAAAACATCTGCCGGGACTGGGCTAAAACCGCCTACAAGCTGAACCGGCATGGCTTGCCAACGGACCTTGCGTTTTAGTCGAAGTCTTGGCAGCAGGGGCAGAGCTGGTGGACGGATTCGAACCCTCGACCGCTCGCTTACAAGGCGAGTGCTCTACCGCTGAGCTACACCAGCACCGCCCCCCATTTTAGCTCAAGAGCGGACGAAAGCCGTGCTTGCGGGAAACTGCCCCGATTTGCGCCATTTTGTCAAGGGTAATCTGGTTGCGGCCCCAGGAGAAATTGGTGTACCAGCCCTCAAACTCCAGTAACATCGCTTCGGCAAAACAGGCGTACAGATGGCGGCTGGGGTCCGTCAGGTTTGCCCACTCCATAATTCGCCAGTCAATCTCCAGCGCGTGTTCCACCATGCCCCCCTGCAACACCCGCACCCCCGGTCGCCGAATTTGGGTGTTGAGATTCTTGGGATAGCCCCCGTCAATCACCAGGCAGGGATTCTTCAGCACCGCCGGGTCAATCTCCAACCCCTTGGGCAGGCTCGCCACCCACACAATCACATCCGCCAGGGGTAACCCCTCCTCCAAAGCCATGATGCGTCCCGTCCCCAATTCCTGGCGGAAGTCCTGCAGGCGCTGTTGATTGCGGGCCACCAGCAGGAGGTCGGCGTGGGGATAGTAATGGGCCACCCACCGGCACACAGCACTGCCAATGTCCCCGCTGGCCCCACACACCAAAATCGTCGCCCGCTGCAAGTTGATGTCCATTTCCCGGGCCGCCAGTTCCATCTGCTGGGTAATGATGTAGGCCGTGTGGGTGTTGCCGGTGGTGAAGCGCCGAAAATCCAGGGAAACATTGCGCACCTCCCGGATTTGGTCCAGGTTAAAGTTTTCAAAAATGATGGAAGTAAACCCCCCCAGGGCCGTAATGTCAATGCCGTGTTTTTGGGCATGGGCCATGGCATTCAGCACCTTGCGCATGGCGGCTTTGAAGCGATTTTGGGCCAGCATTTCCGGGACAAAACAGGACTCCACATACCGCCCCTCGATCACCTGTCCCGTGACGCTGCGCACTTTGATTTCATCCAAGATATGGGGCGGCGCCATACACCAAAAATCTAACCCCTGTTCGGCATACTCGGGATAACCCAAACGGTCGGCCAGGGATTGCGCATATGCTAAGCTGGTGAGATGGCCAATCAGTCCAAACATGAGCCGGTTGTATCCAGAAAACACCCCCACCAGGATAACGAAAATGCATCGCGTCTAGGCAGTCACCAGGCCCATGGCCGTCAGTTGCATCACTTCCCGGGTGTTAAAGCCAACCTCCGCCAGGGCATCCCCGTAGGCAATCAGGAAATCCTCCACCAGGGCCGCCTTTTCCATACCCAAAGTGGCCGCATCCTGTTCCACGTCATTCAACATTTGCCAGACCAGGGGCAGATTTTGGCGATTGGCTTCCTTCAAGGCCTCCTTGACATCGGCAAAATGATCTTTCAGCCACTTTTGGCCAAAGTTCAGATGCAAATATTCGTCCTTGACTACCCCCTCTGTGATCTTGCGGGCAAAGGGGTCCGCTACAGGGATGTAAATGTTGTAAGCGGCAATGGCAAACGCCTCGATGATCAGGGCTTGAATCAACAGGCAGGCCACCACATTGCCACTCTGGAAGGCGGTTTGGAAATTGTTGTGTAACTTCTGAAAGAACCTTTGGGCAAAGGGAAAATCCGGGGTGACGTTCAGGTTGCGTCCACAGGCTTCAAAACCCTTTTTGTGGCGGCTTTCCATCTTGGCCAGGGCCACCAATTCTTCCCGATGCTCCGGCAACAGTTCGGCGATTTTGTAGTAGTTATCCGCCGCTTGCTGTTCCCCTTCGATCACAATGGCGTTGATGCGACTGTAGGCATCCCGGTAGGTGTCGCTGTGGTAATCGAGGGTCGCGGTTGCCGTCATCGTGGTTCACTCCTTTTGGCTGCTGGGTTATCGGGCATTTTTACTGTACCAGAATCCCCTGCTGCCTGCCAAACCTGGTGGTCCGTTGCCCTTACACTGGGTATGGACAGGCCGGGAGGCAACCTTGGGGGTCATCCTGCGCAGTTACGTCTATATTGATAGCTTGCAACCCCAGTACGCGGCTTACCTGGGGACGGTGCTGTCGGGCTTCCTGCCCCTGCCGGGGGACGCGTCCCTGTGGGTGGAAATTTCGCCGGGGATTGAAATCAACCGCATTACCGATGTGGCCCTCAAGTCCAATCTGGTGCGGCCCGGGGTGCAGGTGGTCGAGCGGTTGTACGGGCTGCTGGAAATCCACGCCAGTCGCCAAGGGGAAGTGCGGGCAGCCGGGCAGGCCATTTTGGCGGCGCTGGGGGTGAAGGAACAGGAACGGCTCAAACCCCGGGTGGTCTCCAGCCAGGTGATCCGCAACATTGACCCCCACCAGGCCCAACTCATCAACCGCATGCGCCGGGGTCAGATGATTTTGGCGGGGCAAACCCTGTACATTCTGGAGGTGGAGCCGGCAGCCTATGCGCCCCTAGCGGCCAACGAAGCGGAAAAAGCGGCCCTCATCAACATCTTGGAGGTGCAACCCTTCGGCAGCTTTGGGCGGGTGTACCTCGGCGGCCAAGAGCGGGACATCCTGGCGGGGTCGCGGGCAGCCCTGGCGGCGATTGAGCAATTACAGGGCGTTGTCACCCCTACCGTTGAGCGGCGGGAGTAGCTAGGGGTTGACTGCCACCACCATCCAATCCCCGGGTGAGGTTTGCCAATAGCGATAGCGGTTCTGGGGCTGACCGCGCAATTCCAGGTGGTCCACTTGCCAGGGATGCAACCACAGCACACAAAACTCAGCGGGTGGTTCAGGGGGGACAGGGATGTTCACCGGCAGGTCACCCGTGCGGGGTTGGCCGGGATGGGGCCAGAGAAATTGCTGCCGTCCCGCATCCGACAGAGCCTGCCACCGTTCGCGGCGTTCGGCTTGGGCCAAGGGGTCAGGGTGGTCCCCATCCACCAATTCCAGCACCCCCGCCAGGCGAAACTGCTCCCGCGTTTGGGGAAAATACCAGCACAACTCACCCCAGGGTTGATGGTGGAGATGTTGCACCTTTTCGCTACGCCGGTCGGTGACAAAGGCCAAGGTATCCCGGTCCTGGGAAAAACCGCGAAACACCACCGTGCGGTTGTGGGGACGGCCCTGGGCATCCACCGTGGCCAGTTGGACGTAACGGCTGTAGGCCAGGGACCGGTTCCGGTGCAACGCCCGCGCCAAGGGCAGCCGCCAAGGGGCCAGGGCCATCTAGGAGGAAGGCAATTCTTCCAAGTAACGCAATAGGTCGGCCATCGCCTGGGGACTGGGTTGAAACTGGGGCATCGGTGGTGTTTTCCCCTCGATCACTTGGGCGATGATGCGTCTGGCCGACCGCCGTTTGACCACCCCCTGCAAGGA is from Gloeomargarita sp. SRBZ-1_bins_9 and encodes:
- the asnB gene encoding asparagine synthase (glutamine-hydrolyzing), with the protein product MCGIAGIWYRDGGERLEAVVRRMIATLAHRGPDGEGVWVDESTGVGLGHRRLAILDRSPQGTQPMVSPTGSVLVLNGEIYNHGELRQELLAQGYRFRSRTDTEVLLVGLEHWGLATCLSRCRGMFALAWWRPQEQCLYLARDRMGEKPLYYGWTAWGFGFASELKALRGTPGWSGAINRQALDLLLRYGYIPAPHSIYQGIYKLPPGTWLRIPNPGQSCQPQPYWSLLAVATSGEPWRLPPQETVQVLENLLMQVVAEQMVADVPLGAFLSGGIDSSLVVALMQKQSPQPVKTFAIGFTEAAYNEAPWAKRVAQYLGTAHTELMATPALAMAVIPKLPQIYDEPLADNSQIPTFLVAELTRRSVTVSLSGDGGDELFGGYRQYVYARRIWRALSAIPGGVRQQLAWVLTRLPARWLDRYFTTPYYSPADNLARLAAVLRECHPTLLYRHLMARWLSPPLVPLADTEPTTVFEQLATQLPACWGVVPLVMLADALMELPDDILVKVDRATMAVGLESRAPYLDPQVVALAWRLPVHYKVRGGQTKWILRQVLYRHVPPALLARPKQGFALPLGEWLRQPPLRDWAETFLHPQRLQQQGYWDVAAIRRTWQEHLAGRANWQALLWPVLMFQAWLSAQN
- a CDS encoding glycosyltransferase family 39 protein: MRWRVWLPYVTLLLLVLPLLFGQGPVQSFLPYDEGLYVWRAREMLRSGDWLVPRSWETVHYHKPPGFYWLLAGVFQVGGLSETAARLPSRLAGLVTTLVLYDLGKRLVAPAAAWWGALLLNLHFLWFAYSRQATPDVLTVMLGVVGVWALLRAEEVSRGSQGWRLGAGVCLGLGLLLRSVMGLIPLLALLPYLWWERKRHGHWPNPWFWGGVGLGMLPMLVWLGLVMVKDGWQPLQALLGFVGRALVRTRQGNGPLYYLWNVPVQGFPWPLLGLVGLPVLPTARRSLLLGYPLVVLGGLSVVATRLPHYGLLALPWLALWAGLGLVRLGWMFAGVAKSRWVARTWAYGLGVLGGALVLLTTVLYPRLVEQAPEVAPYRWPALVLGVSWGLLPLCWLLRYRWRRVWPGLRVWLGLMVAGPWLTLTLLGGLGLVGNYRPEVKAFLQQEPLAAVLAQETVHFVRQGRGDEAQILLSIYTPYPGRWYPEAAALPPGSWAWVQPGRELQPRRPYRVVAVYEGWRLVYVRDET
- the argC gene encoding N-acetyl-gamma-glutamyl-phosphate reductase, with product MTETAKLRAAVVGASGYGGVQLVRLLLEHPYVELVYLGGDTSAGQDYAEIYPHLGHRLQRLVEPVDAATIARRAEVVFLSLPNGVAPKLVPDLLAAGCQVFDLSADYRFRDLQTYQTWYGIERQDKEVAAQAVYGLPELYREALVDARLVGCPGCYPTASLLALAPLLRQGLVVWDSIVIDAKSGTSGGGRQAKTHLLLAEADQSVAAYGVARHRHRPEIEQVCTELAGQPVKVQFTPHLVPMVRGILATVYAQMRDPGLTTEDLLMIYQAFYRGKPWVRVLPPGVYPQTKWATGTNMCYIGLELDSHTDRVVVMSTIDNLLKGQAGQAVQCLNISRGWPETLGLPQLSFYP
- a CDS encoding cofactor assembly of complex C subunit B, whose translation is MGDWRWLPLVVGSLGGVALLVNRALTAWPTPSQTRADALGILLSAVLILTGLLWQHIQPRPAEAVELVGVVGLEMKPDLPPAIQRELAWLSHTLLTTTPTKTVVVYYEGQTYLRRGILGPNAQVQPGLILQRVLARHQPVYLVDLKLYPGRVEFDYLPPNTQAVVVQPIGRQGVLILGSNRPRCYTRQEETWIAALADKLAVVLAVQEVRS
- a CDS encoding ATP-binding protein → MRPRQLTLSFPSTLYLSPVLELLLADVPPELSPLVRLGLQEALVNAAKHGNNLDPHKMIRVHYEGRTDGWCWVIEDQGPGCPTDCTCLPEGPEWSWESGRGLYILYQVFDRVEWCDRRQRLQLTKHLPTGQR
- a CDS encoding ParM/StbA family protein, yielding MTTSQFIGSPSLLSVDLGRTAIKTCISSDPNEVLVIPANIAKLTPAQVRQGRFEGGDPLRDMWVEYQGRAYAIGHLAADFGAGLGVGQSKVEDALVKTFACIGHFELTGDLAISLGLPYLSQEQFDTEKRQLVAQLQAPHALSYRGRNFTVNVVKVWVMPEGYGSLVWCHKIEKEMLEKEKAAGKKTDDKSLVNLHVAVIDIGHQTTDMLKVDKFHFARGTSRSEQFGMSQFYEQLAAQIKGADSEDLTLIEAVHRPPGQRFYRPRGEKPIDLDDILPRIRANFARELWERIRQWLPSQVTDVIITGGGGEFFWPDLEPLLREFGLTPHLAQPTRTANALGQYIYGQVQLSKDKGA
- the pstB gene encoding phosphate ABC transporter ATP-binding protein PstB, with amino-acid sequence MGAQIGTPDEDIVLHAKVDAFYYGSFMALRNIDLPIKRNRITAFIGPSGCGKSTLLRCFNRLNDFIKGTRLEGQILFHGKNIYDPSVDPVALRRRIGMVFQKPNPFAKSIYENIAFGPRINGYKGDMDELVERSLRQAALWDEVKDKLKKPGTALSGGQQQRLCIARAVAVQPEVILMDEPCSALDPISTRRIEDLMQELRDLYTIVIVTHNMQQASRVSDYTAFFNVEMKEGSRTGQLVEYDVTAKIFQQPSQEATQAYVGGRFG
- a CDS encoding thiazole synthase, translating into MVTATAPVVDELCIGGKCFRSRLFTGTGRYRNLAEMQASIAASGCEMVTVAVRRVQDQAPGHIGLVEALDWGRLWLLPNTAGCRTAEEAVRVARLGREMAKVLGQEDNNFVKLEVIPDPKYLLPDPIGTLRAAEQLVKEGFTVLPYINADPVLARQLEEVGCATVMPLGSPIGSGQGLRNASNIAIIIEQARVPVVIDAGIGTPSEAAQAMEMGAQAVLINTAIAQAQDPPRMAAAMRLAVEAGRLAFLAGRIPIQPHAIPSSPLTQRVQ